From the genome of Candidatus Methylomirabilota bacterium:
GCAGTACGACCCGTTCCTGGAAACGCTGCTCGAGGTGGACCCGAAGACCGGTGAGTACACCCCGCGCCTGGCCGAGAAGTGGTCGGCCAGCCCGGACTACAAGGAGTGGACGTTCCACCTGCGCAAAGGCGTGCAGTTCCACTTCGGGTACGGCCCCTTCACCGCCAAGGACGTCGTGCATTCATACTCGCTGACCCAGCGGCCGGAAGCGAAGATGACGCTAGGCCCGTTCTGGCGCAGCGTGGACGAGGTCAAGGTCATCAACGACCACCAGATCGTGTTCCGGATGAAGCGCCCGGCCACGACCCTGGACTATGCGGTTTCCCGCGCCGGTGACCTCCGTATCGTGAGCAAGGCCCAGTGGGACAAGGAGGGCCTGGAGGGCTTCGACAAGAGGCCGGCCGGAACCGGCTCGTACCAGTACGCGGGGCGCAAGCAAGGCATCTCGATCACCTTCGAGCGCGCCGACAAGCACTGGGCGGGCGAGAAGCCGGCCTTCAAGGAGCTGGAGTTCCGCATCGTCCGCGAGGAGGCCACCCGGCTGGCCCTGCTGCTGTCGGGAGAAGCCCACATCGCCGATATGCCGCGCGAGCTGCAGAAGGACGCGATCGCCAAGGGCATGAAGCTCTACTTCTCGTCGTTCCCGGTGGACTGGATCACCGTCTACCTGGGCGGCCAGTACCACATGCCTGGCGACAAGGCGTTCCGGGCGGACGTGCCGTGGACGAACAAGAAGGTGCGGCAGGCCATGAACGTGGCCATCAATCGCCAGGAGCTCTTGAAGACGGTCTTCGCCGGCAAGGGCTCGCTCACGTACGTGACGGGCTGGTCCGAGAAGTCGGAAGGCTTCAACCCCGAGTGGGTCAAGAAGTTCCCCGCCATGTACGGGTACAACCCCGGCAAGGCCAAGCAGCTGTTGAAGGAGGCCGGGTACGGCCCCGGCGGCAAGCCGATCAAGGTCAAGATCCTCGCCTTCACCGAGCCCGGTGAGTCCGAGGGCCCGCAGGTGGCCGAAGCGCTCGGCATCTACTACAAGGAAGTCGGCATCGACAGCGAGATCGAGGTGCTGGACTGGGCCAAGGTGCGGAGCATGTTCCGCGGAAAGGCCATGCACTGCTGCATCTGGCCGAACATCATTTCCTGGCGGCCCTCCGAGGAGTGGATCCGCACCGCCTACTTCAGCAAGAGTCCCAACCACTTCTACGAGCACGAGTACGTCGACAAGACCTATGAGCTGCTGTCCAAGACCGTGAACAAGGCCGAGCGGCAGCGGATCGCCCAGGCCATCGGCGATCACCTGTTCGAGGAGTTCGCCGACATCCCGCTGTTCTGGTTCCGCAACGAGGTCGTGGCGAATCCCAAGGTCGTCGGGACCTGGGCGTATCCGGGGATGGCGGCCGGGCGGTCCACGCACTTCCACCTGGTACGGCCACCGGCAAAGTAGTCGCTCGGGGCGAGCGGTCAGCGGGGGGATCGGGGCGAGTGCCCCGGTCCCCCCTTTATACCCGGTGACGATCAGGTGGTGAATGCCTAGACGGATCGGCGACGTCGTTCTCGAAGTCGAGGACCTGCACACCTACTGCTTCACGCGGTGGGGCGTGGTGCAGGCGGTCAACGGCGTGAGCTTCTCCCTGCGCGAGGGAGAGACGCTCGGGATCGTGGGCGAGTCCGGGTGCGGCAAGACGATGACGGCGCTGTCCATCCTGCGCCTCGTCCCGCGGCCGGTGGCCCGCATCGTGAAGGGCGCCATCCGGCTCCAGGGGGAGAACCTGCTGGAGAAGACCGAGCGGGAGATGCGCGCCATCCGGGGGCGTCGCCTCTCCATGATCCTGCAAGACCCCCAGACGTCCCTGAACCCGGTATTCACCATCGGTAACCAGCTCATCGAGGCCATCAAGATCCATCACCGCGACGGCCGCCGCTCGCTCGTGCAGCGCGCCATCGACGGCTTGAAGCAGGTGCGGGTGGCCGCCCCCGAACGGCGGGTGGACGATTACCCGCACCAGATCAGTGGCGGCATGAAGCAGCGGGTGGTGGGGGCCATCGCCATCTCGTGCGAGCCGAAGGTCATCATCGCCGACGAGCCTACCACCTCGCTCGACGTCACCATCCAGGCGCAATACCTGCGCCTGCTCCGCGAGATCCAGGAAGCTACCAACCTGGCGCTGATCTTCATCACTCACGACTTCGGCATCGTGGCCAAGATGTGCGACCGGGTCATGGTCATGTACGCCGGCCGCGTGGTGGAAAGCGGCTCGGTGCGGGACATCTTCAATCACCCCTCGCATCCGTACACCCAGGCCCTGTTGAACTCCGTGCCCAACATGGACGAGGACGTCGAGCGGCTCTACTCGATCTCCGGCCAGCCGCCCGCCCTGTGGGACCTGCCGGAGGGCTGCCGGTTCGCCCCCCGCTGCCCCCACGCCGACGACCGCTGCCGGCGCGAGTATCCGCCGTCGTTTTCGGTCAAGAACGGCCACGTCGCCAGTTGCTGGAGACTGGAACCGGCATGACCGAGCCCCTTGTCCTCGAGGTGCAGGCCCTGAAGAAGCACTTCCCCATCAGCCAGGGCGTGCTGTGGTCGAAGACCGTCGGCTGGGTCAAGGCCGTGGACGGCGTCGGCTTCTCGGTGCGTCAGGGCGAAACCCTTGCGCTCGTGGGGGAGTCCGGCTGCGGCAAGACGACGACCGCCAAGCTCATCCTCCGTCTGGAAGAGCCGACCTCCGGTCGTGTCCTCGTCGACGGTAACGACGTCCACGCCTTGCAGGGAGACGGCTTGCGAGATTACCGGACGACCGTCCAGGCCGTCTTTCAGGACCCCTGGTCCTCGCTGAGCCCGCGCATGCGGGTGCGGGACATCGTGGCCGAGCCGCTCGTGGTGAACCGGCAGGGCTCGGCCGGCGAGATCAAGGAGCGGGTCGCCGAGGTCCTGGCCTCCGTCGGCCTGCGCCCGCAGCAGGCCCGGCTGTACCCCCACGAGTTCAGCGGCGGGCAGCGGCAGCGCATCGCCGTGGCCAGCGCCCTGGTGTCCAAGCCGAAGCTCATCATCCTGGACGAGCCCGTCTCGGCCCTGGACGTCTCGATCCGCGCCCAGATCATGAATCTGCTGGTAGATCTTCAAAAGCAGTACAACGTCAGTTACGTGCTCATCGCCCACCACCTGGCCACGACGCGGTACATGGCCCACGAGGTGGCGGTCATGTACCTGGGCAAGATCGTGGAGCGGGCCAGGACGAAGGAGCTGTTCAGCAATCCGCTGCATCCCTACACCAAGGCGCTCTTCTCGGCCGCCTTGCCGGCCCACCCGGACATCACCCGCGAGGAGATCATCCTGACCGGCGAGGTCCCCTCCCCCATCAACCCGCCCTCGGGGTGCCGCTTCCATCCCCGCTGCCCCTTCGCCATGCCCCAGTGTGCGGAGGTCGAGCCGGAGGAGAAGGAGACCGTTCCCGGTCACCTGGTGGCCTGCCACCTCTACTAGCGGGAGGTCTCCCACGACACCGAGCGAGCTGGCCGGCGCGCTTCGTCGGCAGCTGAATCCACGGCGGGCCCGATGGCAGAAGCCCGACGCCCTCGTCAGGGCGCTGCGGCTCCGACGCGGGCAGGTGGTGGCCGAGATCGGCGCCGGCCCGGGCTACTTCACCCCGCGCCTGGCCCGGGCCGTCGGCTCATCGGGTCACGTCTACGCGGTGGACCCCGAGGCGGCCGTCCTCGACGTGCTGCGGCGGCGCCTCGCCCGGGCGGGGGTGCGCAACGTGACGCCCGTCCTGAGTCGGGACGACGATCCGATGCTCCCCCGCAACCGCTGCGACCTCGCGGTCATCATCAACGCCTACCACCACATGCGAGGGGCCGGCCCCTTCTTGCGCCGGCTGGTGTCGGTGCTCCCTCGCGGCGCCCGCGTGATCAACGTGGACTGGAACGAAGAGTCGGAGTTCGGCCCGCCGCCCAGACGGCGCGTGCCTCGCGCGCGGTTCCTCCGCGACGCTCGCCGGGCCGGCCTGCGGCTGGTCCGCGAGCACCGCATCTTGCCCCACCAGTACTTCCTCGAGCTGCGTCGCGTGCGCTGAGGCGGTCGCCCAGGGGACGCTCAGTCGGGCTCGAAGCGGTCCTTGTAGTCCAGCCGCAGCGCGGGATTCTGCTCCTCTTTGCGCAGGTAGCAGTTGCCGGCGGCCAGGATCTCGATTTCGGTGCCCATGAAGCACCGGAACGCGTCCTCCGGTGTACACACGATGGGCTCGCTCCGGACGTTGAAGCTGGTGTTCACCAGCACCGGACAGCCGGTCTGGGCTTTGAAGCTCGACAGCAGCGCGTGGAATCGCGGATTGGTGTCGCGGTGCACCGTCTGAACGCGCGCGGAATAGTCGACGTGGGTGACCGCCGGGATCTCCGAGCGCGGGACGTTGAGCTTGTCGATCCCGAACAGCGCCTGCTGCTCGGGAGTCATGGCCAGGCGCCGTGACTCGACGACGTCGGCCACCAGCAGCATGTAGGGGCTGTCCGCGTCGAGCTCGAACCACTCGGCCACGTCCTCCCGCGGCACCGCCGGGGCGAACGGGCGGAACGACTCCCGGTACTTGACCTTCAGGTTCAGGAGCTTCTGCATGGTGGGCGAGCGCGGGTCGCCCAGGATCGAGCGGGCGCCCAGGGCCCGCGGACCGAACTCCATCCGCCCCTGGAACCAGCCCACGGCGGCGCCGTTGACCAGGTCGTCGGTAACCCGGTCCAGCAGCTCGCGCTCGTCGAGCACGTGGACCTTGGCGCCCAGGCCGGCCAACCGGGCCTCGATCTCGCGGTCCGTGAATTCCGGTCCCAGGTAGGCTCCCCGCATCGGGTCGGCCCCCGCCGTGCGGGCGTTGCCGAGGAAGCCGTAATAGGCGCAGAGGGCGGCCCCGATCGCCCCGCCGGCATCTCCCGCGGCCGGCTGGATCCAGATCCGGGCGAAGCGACCGTCGCGCAAGACCTTGCCGTTGGCCACACAGTTCAGGGCGACGCCGCCAGCCAGGCACAGGTTCTCGGCTCCGGTCTCCTGGGCCAGGCTGCGCGTGAGCTTGAGCACGACCTCCTCGACCACGGCCTGGATCGACGCGGCCACGTTCATATGGGCCTGCGTCAACAGCTCGTCGGGCCGCCGGGGAGGCAGGCCGAACAGCCGGTGGAACTTCTCGTTCGTCATCCGAAGACCGGTGCAGTAGTCGAAGTAGCTCAGATCCAGGCGGAAGCTGCCGTCCGGCTTCACGTCGATGAGCGTGTCCCGGATGCGATCGGCATAGACCGGCGCGCCGTACGGGGCCAGGCCCATGACCTTGTACTCACCGGAGTTGACCTTGAAGCCGGTGTAGTACGTGAAGGCCGAGTAGAGGAGCCCCAGCGAATGCGGGAAGTGGATCTCCCGGAGCAGGCGAAGCTCGCGGCCGCGGCCGAAGCCCGCCGACGTCGTCGTCCACTCGCCCACGCCGTCCATGGTGAGCACCGCCGCCTCGGCGAAGGGCGAGGCGAAGAAGGCGCTGGCGGCATGGGACTGGTGATGTTCGGCGAACAGCAGCTTGTCGCGGACCTCGCGCCCGCCGCCCAGCTTCCGCAACTCGTCCACCAGGAGCTTGCGCTGGAACAGCTTCTCGTGGAGCCAGACCGGGATGGCCATGGAGAACGAGCGAAAGCCCCGGGGCGCGAAGGCCAGATAAGTCTCCAGCAAGCGCTCGAACTTCAAGAAGGGCTTGTCGTAGAACGCGATGTAATCGACACCGTCGAGCGAGCAGCCGGCGGCGGTCAGGCAATACGTGATGGCGTGCCGGGGAAATCGCGAGTCGTGCTTCTTGCGCGTGAAGCGCTCCTCCTGGGCGGCGGCGACGATGACGCCGTCCTCCACCAGGGCCGCGGCGCTGTCGTGATAGAAGGCCGAGACGCCAAGGATACGCATGGCCGTCTAGAAGAGCGTGTAGATGAACGGGGCCACCGCGCTGCCTTTCGTGAGCACGACGAGGCCGCCGAACACGAGCAGGGCGAGGAGAATGGGCAGGAGCCAGAACTTCTTCCTGACCCGCATGAACATCCAGAGCTCGGCAAAGAATGACATAGGTTTCCCCTCAGAACTGGTTCCGCATGGTTTCGGGCTCCGGCCCCGGAGGATGCCGGTGGATCCAGTAGCTGGACGCCGACCCGTCCCACCCCAACCGCAGAGGATCCTTGCGCATCAGTCGCATCAGTAAGCCCATAGGGGTGAACACGACGAAGAACAGCAATCCCAGCACGATGGG
Proteins encoded in this window:
- a CDS encoding ABC transporter substrate-binding protein — protein: MRGTRLPWFPSLRLVSLALAVVLAWGLATTPAPAAAQLPQKLVFASAGFEDSNRFWTVARPDHLQYDPFLETLLEVDPKTGEYTPRLAEKWSASPDYKEWTFHLRKGVQFHFGYGPFTAKDVVHSYSLTQRPEAKMTLGPFWRSVDEVKVINDHQIVFRMKRPATTLDYAVSRAGDLRIVSKAQWDKEGLEGFDKRPAGTGSYQYAGRKQGISITFERADKHWAGEKPAFKELEFRIVREEATRLALLLSGEAHIADMPRELQKDAIAKGMKLYFSSFPVDWITVYLGGQYHMPGDKAFRADVPWTNKKVRQAMNVAINRQELLKTVFAGKGSLTYVTGWSEKSEGFNPEWVKKFPAMYGYNPGKAKQLLKEAGYGPGGKPIKVKILAFTEPGESEGPQVAEALGIYYKEVGIDSEIEVLDWAKVRSMFRGKAMHCCIWPNIISWRPSEEWIRTAYFSKSPNHFYEHEYVDKTYELLSKTVNKAERQRIAQAIGDHLFEEFADIPLFWFRNEVVANPKVVGTWAYPGMAAGRSTHFHLVRPPAK
- a CDS encoding ABC transporter ATP-binding protein; its protein translation is MPRRIGDVVLEVEDLHTYCFTRWGVVQAVNGVSFSLREGETLGIVGESGCGKTMTALSILRLVPRPVARIVKGAIRLQGENLLEKTEREMRAIRGRRLSMILQDPQTSLNPVFTIGNQLIEAIKIHHRDGRRSLVQRAIDGLKQVRVAAPERRVDDYPHQISGGMKQRVVGAIAISCEPKVIIADEPTTSLDVTIQAQYLRLLREIQEATNLALIFITHDFGIVAKMCDRVMVMYAGRVVESGSVRDIFNHPSHPYTQALLNSVPNMDEDVERLYSISGQPPALWDLPEGCRFAPRCPHADDRCRREYPPSFSVKNGHVASCWRLEPA
- a CDS encoding oligopeptide/dipeptide ABC transporter ATP-binding protein, which encodes MTEPLVLEVQALKKHFPISQGVLWSKTVGWVKAVDGVGFSVRQGETLALVGESGCGKTTTAKLILRLEEPTSGRVLVDGNDVHALQGDGLRDYRTTVQAVFQDPWSSLSPRMRVRDIVAEPLVVNRQGSAGEIKERVAEVLASVGLRPQQARLYPHEFSGGQRQRIAVASALVSKPKLIILDEPVSALDVSIRAQIMNLLVDLQKQYNVSYVLIAHHLATTRYMAHEVAVMYLGKIVERARTKELFSNPLHPYTKALFSAALPAHPDITREEIILTGEVPSPINPPSGCRFHPRCPFAMPQCAEVEPEEKETVPGHLVACHLY
- a CDS encoding class I SAM-dependent methyltransferase, which codes for MRRSSRRRRRPFPVTWWPATSTSGRSPTTPSELAGALRRQLNPRRARWQKPDALVRALRLRRGQVVAEIGAGPGYFTPRLARAVGSSGHVYAVDPEAAVLDVLRRRLARAGVRNVTPVLSRDDDPMLPRNRCDLAVIINAYHHMRGAGPFLRRLVSVLPRGARVINVDWNEESEFGPPPRRRVPRARFLRDARRAGLRLVREHRILPHQYFLELRRVR
- a CDS encoding carbamoyltransferase, whose amino-acid sequence is MRILGVSAFYHDSAAALVEDGVIVAAAQEERFTRKKHDSRFPRHAITYCLTAAGCSLDGVDYIAFYDKPFLKFERLLETYLAFAPRGFRSFSMAIPVWLHEKLFQRKLLVDELRKLGGGREVRDKLLFAEHHQSHAASAFFASPFAEAAVLTMDGVGEWTTTSAGFGRGRELRLLREIHFPHSLGLLYSAFTYYTGFKVNSGEYKVMGLAPYGAPVYADRIRDTLIDVKPDGSFRLDLSYFDYCTGLRMTNEKFHRLFGLPPRRPDELLTQAHMNVAASIQAVVEEVVLKLTRSLAQETGAENLCLAGGVALNCVANGKVLRDGRFARIWIQPAAGDAGGAIGAALCAYYGFLGNARTAGADPMRGAYLGPEFTDREIEARLAGLGAKVHVLDERELLDRVTDDLVNGAAVGWFQGRMEFGPRALGARSILGDPRSPTMQKLLNLKVKYRESFRPFAPAVPREDVAEWFELDADSPYMLLVADVVESRRLAMTPEQQALFGIDKLNVPRSEIPAVTHVDYSARVQTVHRDTNPRFHALLSSFKAQTGCPVLVNTSFNVRSEPIVCTPEDAFRCFMGTEIEILAAGNCYLRKEEQNPALRLDYKDRFEPD
- a CDS encoding DUF5989 family protein, whose product is MSFFAELWMFMRVRKKFWLLPILLALLVFGGLVVLTKGSAVAPFIYTLF